A part of Penaeus chinensis breed Huanghai No. 1 chromosome 6, ASM1920278v2, whole genome shotgun sequence genomic DNA contains:
- the LOC125026232 gene encoding uncharacterized protein LOC125026232: MYPRGASPGKALAPRDRYGSTAQAMTSQEGQVDESARGCDPVLVITLKRAGKAKERGHPDATLNEERAMNSAWTTLWFVVMASAVNRDRFCEKTENTRVTGTIVFSKMMKSLMQCSGMCLHFEAECEAFTVQPENSGLICEVIKDIGGPENVAGVHTYCLPQTTTTLTSTTNTETTTTVTSTTTTVTTTTTPDPLIVDGWIKYPENRYYKSFTELDWWGSSTSCLPPSRFFIPESWNEFITVADSMDVAGVGSKQWIGAKYNETEPEKRELGTLHWADGSDNFTGFIRNDGDTSKNCAYMEKGRHELKFEKCSNTEKHLCQIIQ, encoded by the exons ATGTACCCTCGTGGCGCGTCTCCAGGCAAGGCTctagctcctcgcgacaggtATGGTTcaactgcccaagccatgacctcccag GAAGGCCAGGTGGATGAGAGCGCGAGAGGCTGCGATCCTGTCCTTGTAATAACGCTCAAACGTGCAGGGAAAGCCAAAGAGCGTGGTCATCCTGACGCTACCCTAAACGAAGAAAG AGCCATGAATTCTGCGTGGACAACACTGTGGTTCGTCGTTATGGCATCTGCGGTTAATCGCGACCGGTTTTGCGAGAAGACGGAGAACACTCGCGTAACCGGAACTATTGTCTTCAGCAAAATG ATGAAGAGCCTAATGCAGTGCAGCGGCATGTGTTTGCACTTTGAGGCTGAGTGCGAGGCGTTCACTGTCCAGCCGGAGAACAGCGGACTCATCTGTGAGGTCATCAAGGACATTGGCGGGCCGGAAAATGTTGCAGGCGTCCACACCTACTGCCTCCCGC AAACTACGACAACGTTAACCTCCACGACCAATACAG aaACTACGACAACGGTAACCTCCACGACCACTACAG tgacaactactactactccag ATCCCCTGATAGTAGATGGCTGGATTAAATACCCAGAAAATAGGTACTACAAGTCATTTACAGAACTGGATTGGTGGGGCTCATCAACTAGCTGTTTACCC CCTTCGAGATTCTTCATACCAGAATCATGGAATGAATTTATCACTGTCGCTGATTCGATGGACGTTGCGGGTGTTGGTAGCAAGCAGTGGATCGGTGCGAAATATAATGAAACTGAACCCGAAAAAAGAGAGCTGGGAACTTTGCACTGGGCTGACGGATCAG ATAATTTCACAGGCTTCATACGGAATGATGGTGATACTTCAAAGAACTGCGCATATATGGAAAAGGGCAGGCACGAACTGAAGTTTGAAAAGTGCTCTAACACAGAAAAACATCTTTGTCAGATAATACAGTGA
- the LOC125026638 gene encoding 60S ribosomal protein L32-like isoform X2 produces the protein MAIQPLKKPRIIKKRTKRFIRHQSDRFVKVKANWRKPKGIDNRVRRRFKGQYLMPNIGYGSAKRTKHMLPNGFKKVLIHNVRELEVLMMQHRTFCGEIAHGVSSRKRKDIVERANQLSIRLTNGSARLRTEEST, from the exons ATGGCGATCCAACCACTTAAAAAGCCGAGGATTATCAAAAAGCGGACAAAGCGGTTCATCCGCCACCAGAGCGACCGCTTCGTCAAAGTAAAG GCCAACTGGAGGAAGCCCAAGGGTATTGATAACCGTGTGAGGCGTCGCTTCAAGGGCCAGTATCTTATGCCCAACATTGGTTATGGTTCAGCCAAAAGGACCAAGCACATGCTTCCCAATGGTTTCAAGAAGGTTCTGATCCACAATGTCCGA GAGTTGGAAGTTTTAATGATGCAGCACCGCACCTTCTGCGGCGAAATTGCCCATGGTGTTTCCTCCAGGAAGCGCAAGGATATTGTTGAAAGGGCCAACCAGCTCTCAATCCGCCTCACCAATGGTTCCGCAAGACTGCGCACGGAAGAATCCACGTAG
- the LOC125026638 gene encoding 60S ribosomal protein L32-like isoform X1 encodes MTCKFADKPINSSIPHFHPGPCECSALVPLALAALGAGCSGRRVAAQRSSSLFSPRVGKHTVSPSLPGFLRLAGLKSLLVVAEDRGKMAIQPLKKPRIIKKRTKRFIRHQSDRFVKVKANWRKPKGIDNRVRRRFKGQYLMPNIGYGSAKRTKHMLPNGFKKVLIHNVRELEVLMMQHRTFCGEIAHGVSSRKRKDIVERANQLSIRLTNGSARLRTEEST; translated from the exons ATGACATGTAAGTTCGCAGATAAACCCATTAATAGTTCTATACCCCATTTTCATCCCGGCCCCTGTGAGTGTAGCGCTCTCGTCCCGCTGGCGTTGGCGGCGCTGGGCGCGGGTTGCAGCGGGCGTCGTGTGGCGGCGCAGCGAtcgtcctccctcttctccccgcgTGTCGGGAAGCACACGGTGAGCCCCTCTCTCCCTGGTTTCTTGCGCTTGGCGGGCCTTAAGTCCTTGCTGGTGGTTGCTGAAGATCGTG GCAAAATGGCGATCCAACCACTTAAAAAGCCGAGGATTATCAAAAAGCGGACAAAGCGGTTCATCCGCCACCAGAGCGACCGCTTCGTCAAAGTAAAG GCCAACTGGAGGAAGCCCAAGGGTATTGATAACCGTGTGAGGCGTCGCTTCAAGGGCCAGTATCTTATGCCCAACATTGGTTATGGTTCAGCCAAAAGGACCAAGCACATGCTTCCCAATGGTTTCAAGAAGGTTCTGATCCACAATGTCCGA GAGTTGGAAGTTTTAATGATGCAGCACCGCACCTTCTGCGGCGAAATTGCCCATGGTGTTTCCTCCAGGAAGCGCAAGGATATTGTTGAAAGGGCCAACCAGCTCTCAATCCGCCTCACCAATGGTTCCGCAAGACTGCGCACGGAAGAATCCACGTAG